The Cydia amplana chromosome 21, ilCydAmpl1.1, whole genome shotgun sequence genome includes a window with the following:
- the LOC134658096 gene encoding eukaryotic translation initiation factor 2 subunit 1 isoform X1 — MPLSCRFYQEKYPEIEDVVMVNVRSIAEMGAYVHLLEYNNIEGMILLSELSRRRIRSINKLIRVGKTEPVVVIRVDKEKGYIDLSKRRVSAEDIDKCTERYAKAKAVNSILRHVAELLHYESSEQLEELYKRTAWLFEEKYKKKASAYDFFKQAAVDPSVLNECGLDERTKEVLLANIKRKLTSQAVKIRADIECACYGYEGIDAVKAALKAGLTVSTVEMPIKINLIAPPLYVMTTSTPEKTDGLKALQDAIDKIQENITTAGGVFNIQMAPEVVTATDEAELARQMERAEAENAEVAGDSAEEDEDHGMGDAGMDEEPQQNGASDEEEDN; from the exons ATGCCGTTGTCGTGTCGATTTTACCAGGAGAAATACCCTGAAATCGAGGATGTAGTGATGGTAAATGTGCGGTCCATCGCGGAGATGGGCGCCTACGTACATCTGTTGGAATACAACAATATTGAGGGCATGATTTTGCTTTCCGAGTTGTCGAGAAGACGTATCAGGTCCATCAATAAATTGATCAGAGTTGGGAAGACAGAGCCCGTTGTGGTGATCAGAGTGGATAAAGAAAAAG GTTACATAGACTTGTCAAAACGTCGTGTATCCGCCGAGGACATAGACAAGTGCACAGAGAGGTACGCCAAAGCCAAGGCGGTGAACTCCATCCTGCGGCACGTGGCGGAGCTGCTTCATTACGAGAGCTCGGAGCAGCTGGAGGAACTGTACAAGCGTACTGCTTGGTTGTTTGAAGAGAAATATAAGAAGAAGGCTTCCGCTTATGACTTCTTTAAACAAGCTGCTGT TGACCCGTCAGTCCTCAACGAATGTGGCCTAGACGAGAGGACCAAGGAGGTCCTCCTGGCCAATATCAAGCGTAAGCTGACTTCGCAGGCCGTGAAGATCCGAGCTGACATAGAGTGCGCGTGCTACGGGTACGAGGGGATCGATGCGGTGAAGGCTGCGCTTAAAGCCGGCCTTACCGTCTCCACTGTTGAGATGCCTATTAAGATCAACCTCATAGCTCCGCCTCTATATG TAATGACCACTTCAACGCCCGAGAAGACGGACGGGTTGAAGGCGCTACAGGACGCCATAGATAAGATACAGGAGAACATCACGACCGCTGGCGGCGTGTTCAACATACAGATGGCG CCTGAGGTGGTGACGGCGACGGACGAGGCGGAGCTGGCGCGGCAGATGGAGCGCGCCGAGGCGGAGAACGCGGAGGTGGCCGGGGACTCCGCCGAGGAGGACGAGGACCACG GTATGGGCGACGCTGGTATGGACGAGGAGCCGCAACAGAACGGCGCATCCGACGAAGAGGAAGATAACTAG
- the LOC134657793 gene encoding endonuclease G, mitochondrial: protein MIRKRLTNLAQLSAVGLTGYCLGFYSERNIDLFKRREDSVIINGKSIKNMPGLPIFGSVSAATPYVDSSAPKDRISQIMKFGFPGLDNVRSFDDYVLSYDRRNRVAHWVFEHLTRAHVAKNATVDRSKCEFTADESIHPFFRSQNSDYKGSGFDRGHMAAAGNHKLAQKHVEQTFLLTNMAPQVGEGFNRHAWNRLEKHVRNLTKVYDNVYCCTGPLYLPRKESDGKSYVKYQVIGANSVAVPTHFYKVVVGEAGGVLDMEAYVMPNQKIPDETPVANFMVPPESIEKAAGLLFFDKIHRSKLNKINGKKV from the exons ATGATTCGAAAGCGGTTAACCAATTTAGCTCAACTAAGTGCTGTGGGCTTAACTGGATACTGCTTAGGATTTTACAGTGAACGAAATATCGACTTATTTAAAAGGAGAGAAGATTCTGTTATTATAAATGGCAAATCCATCAAAAATATGCCCGGTTTGCCAATATTCGGGAGTGTATCAGCTGCTACGCCTTACGTCGATTCCAGTGCGCCTAAAGATAGA ATATCGCAAATAATGAAATTCGGATTCCCCGGCTTAGATAATGTCCGATCGTTCGACGACTACGTATTGTCTTACGACCGACGTAACCGCGTCGCGCACTGGGTGTTCGAGCATCTCACGCGTGCTCACGTTGCGAAGAATGCTACGGTAGACCGGAGCAAGTGTGAGTTTACTGCGGATGAAAGTATACATCCATTTTTTAG ATCACAGAACAGTGACTACAAAGGCTCGGGCTTCGACCGCGGGCACATGGCGGCCGCGGGCAACCACAAGTTGGCGCAGAAACATGTTGAACAAACGTTCCTGCTCACTAACATGGCACCACAG GTGGGTGAAGGGTTCAATAGGCATGCATGGAACCGATTAGAAAAACACGTTCGCAACCTTACCAAGGTGTATGACAATGTGTACTGCTGCACAGGACCACTGTATCTGCCCAG AAAGGAATCTGATGGCAAGTCGTACGTGAAATATCAAGTGATCGGCGCCAACTCAGTAGCAGTGCCCACACATTTCTACAAAGTGGTGGTCGGCGAGGCGGGCGGCGTTCTAGACATGGAGGCCTATGTCATGCCCAACCAGAAGATACCCGATGAGACGCCTGTGGctaactttatg gtaCCTCCAGAATCGATAGAGAAAGCTGCCGGTCTCCTATTCTTCGACAAAATACATAGaagcaaattaaataaaattaacggcAAGAAAGTTTAA
- the LOC134658096 gene encoding eukaryotic translation initiation factor 2 subunit 1 isoform X2, protein MPLSCRFYQEKYPEIEDVVMVNVRSIAEMGAYVHLLEYNNIEGMILLSELSRRRIRSINKLIRVGKTEPVVVIRVDKEKGYIDLSKRRVSAEDIDKCTERYAKAKAVNSILRHVAELLHYESSEQLEELYKRTAWLFEEKYKKKASAYDFFKQAAVDPSVLNECGLDERTKEVLLANIKRKLTSQAVKIRADIECACYGYEGIDAVKAALKAGLTVSTVEMPIKINLIAPPLYVMTTSTPEKTDGLKALQDAIDKIQENITTAGGVFNIQMAPKVVTATDEAELARQMERAEAENAEVAGDSAEEDEDHGMGDAGMDEEPQQNGASDEEEDN, encoded by the exons ATGCCGTTGTCGTGTCGATTTTACCAGGAGAAATACCCTGAAATCGAGGATGTAGTGATGGTAAATGTGCGGTCCATCGCGGAGATGGGCGCCTACGTACATCTGTTGGAATACAACAATATTGAGGGCATGATTTTGCTTTCCGAGTTGTCGAGAAGACGTATCAGGTCCATCAATAAATTGATCAGAGTTGGGAAGACAGAGCCCGTTGTGGTGATCAGAGTGGATAAAGAAAAAG GTTACATAGACTTGTCAAAACGTCGTGTATCCGCCGAGGACATAGACAAGTGCACAGAGAGGTACGCCAAAGCCAAGGCGGTGAACTCCATCCTGCGGCACGTGGCGGAGCTGCTTCATTACGAGAGCTCGGAGCAGCTGGAGGAACTGTACAAGCGTACTGCTTGGTTGTTTGAAGAGAAATATAAGAAGAAGGCTTCCGCTTATGACTTCTTTAAACAAGCTGCTGT TGACCCGTCAGTCCTCAACGAATGTGGCCTAGACGAGAGGACCAAGGAGGTCCTCCTGGCCAATATCAAGCGTAAGCTGACTTCGCAGGCCGTGAAGATCCGAGCTGACATAGAGTGCGCGTGCTACGGGTACGAGGGGATCGATGCGGTGAAGGCTGCGCTTAAAGCCGGCCTTACCGTCTCCACTGTTGAGATGCCTATTAAGATCAACCTCATAGCTCCGCCTCTATATG TAATGACCACTTCAACGCCCGAGAAGACGGACGGGTTGAAGGCGCTACAGGACGCCATAGATAAGATACAGGAGAACATCACGACCGCTGGCGGCGTGTTCAACATACAGATGGCG CCTAAGGTGGTGACGGCGACGGACGAGGCGGAGCTGGCGCGGCAGATGGAGCGCGCGGAGGCGGAGAACGCGGAGGTGGCCGGGGACTCCGCCGAGGAGGATGAGGACCACG GTATGGGCGACGCTGGTATGGACGAGGAGCCGCAACAGAACGGCGCATCCGACGAAGAGGAAGATAACTAG
- the LOC134657863 gene encoding uncharacterized protein LOC134657863, translating to MSELDKFKRRIIRSVARLMLKEKKPDEELWKDMKKETGSDCRTLWERMRALCVKKLNRMIAVDDRSANLPSIARLSLTDWLLVDLVLVHEEIDVIAMDKSDNKEYPALIELFSLVQRFDIERRAGEPLAEAWAAATVYYNRQGRQCSPMLLQRRWYQLKKLTRCRFYKFWFSYKGNTRLLEEARKSMPSRLQMAIAKRYPEVITKEYPDWDELIEKRFVIMPEEFEAKMRMPNLPKPCNSNAPDLVVVEPVIETIDLRLESDPEDQNDDEMEDTSDPERSNDATDITHPATEEDIPVAQENPVTEEEIPVAEEGTLINDEASGIQVKTEPMEEDGLSNVQLISAAHVPEVEIPDDSPDETAEVVSTNSDEIVVKSEVSQMETSPDDEDDVIQIPGATPVVELSPEIVQRETADVPSNVPCDVDIINDSDDAVDDIIKVKADEYCRKKDEVPVEKNNAIDDLIKDKLETYLKRPKEAIPLVDKKPDVDSIDLKNKANVAAIDLMADLNFVDDGIEFVDDGVEFIEEDHAQTIESTTNVPSSKSIEDNAVEQTEEEDDESHKFDLKLLMYPVVYTTKLDQMKTFKNKEIDSVKGTEDIEMAAIESKPVSNKSLDIKIKEESVISAAEDIAESDDLFTNREVTDDEDSEEDVIVSPSSYMLKKPRTRTYDPIKLCKNPDFNTKLKRLTIGFLSSTRNRQYLNACIPMTIDLSKAFESKLVNGTLYLKSSGTAAIVEKPEVIEKRASSIVPTAMPVQSLIDNSKVDIQNLIPHPSPIVSERTKVINLPDIDKVRRINQQLLTAQVPPLRVFAGNSRAIHPQEVNPTVSTVPSIEPVQPVTDSIFIQNTVPKIKIEGEKSDNDSLPTETLPPAKEKLIKMINQAKILTKEALDKIDDATKPKDFPMPIVVQEVKTNIPQEVPTRKHHYQPRVPLPWAPKHAVPTKNNFDDFGLLTSDTLNKMLHLLTSGKEGDGCKCCNIPKKKKKKRKCKESEAQQKDSDNSDSVQEVGKVDESKTSDVAVAKQAPKQTTKVVPVSKVVKTKFCCWANQKLNNRRRNSKHLCPPNPCRCCCADKLVKKIQADEEARRLKMMAKTVVELSDDEEDSLKKACESIETVVQQSALLTDQSKGRTSAVPAVSVVDRIPVPIVNVVKSSPHVPIVTVMDNAPDVPDVTVVSPPKPLTPSINVEVVAPSISKVTIDLGINANEINETPTSPTKPYMKIRAAPIASLMPSDRPAIRPIINRPTIPQINPVTVNRVPLQRVQIHSQRKPSPWASCSCQRPALSQDTRRNIVIDASTQCPIHPTPIASKQIVSPQKKDSSLQIPETPKEKILYLHSKSLAKSPSESPIFLGKNKILLTTVKFPRKNDDVAPPTEIFQAPKVIPTLPLPAGVQLVLMPSGNVTYTVDPGVELDEAQLAALPTILAAVQEQLNASGVTPSSAVPEPQVSAARDVEPVTAVTQPETTGSENINLSQSDETAETPQADSNINDLTDTPVTLETNEVFQDTELPPKYTNNVDMEVDTQSTKADTATEQDTSTTTSTSDLEKESVPMTKDTVSEATVDAEAPNDITEPLASAQTAPVIEESQSEKQTLEIQSVAEDKEAPEVTQEIQSVREGKEDGISNRKSLLSDLMEMSGISAEDTTAPEPPVIDLVQHEAIVNDESKNLPELSPVTSFAELKYACEQNGKFFKLDFDTGVIVPINVCIKKNPKTKTTPTKTKEFIDLTEDVDNTETPDTLNISTEGLPTRSSSLKEPVEYLYNGKTVNVSSSIVKPVKLFKALHPTPKPKPRVLKAGPLTISSYNSASLLKRTHEEKRKQKFSIVRAKVEAKIDLVDSDEPMEEEYLVDSSDNDKSDDDTGPEPMLVEALNTSLLDESSDDEPLAKKSKRLKEADEKEVRETNIFDEIPDAASPDELANDLNDLVEHIETAAVTGGTDQVQKISVIEGVVPTSSKNDTSDGKRDKPQAKVRETLEPNVIVRSEGPIEINVHNPVDNQSDDEELDKAPPELRFLSDHSENGDGDEDCILGF from the exons ATGTCGGAGCTGGACAAATTCAAGCGGCGCATCATCCGCTCGGTGGCGCGCCTGATGCTTAAGGAGAAGAAACCCGATGAAGAACTATGGAAGGATATGAAGAAGGAAACCGGCTCGGACTGCCGTACTCTATG GGAGCGAATGCGAGCGTTATGCGTGAAAAAGCTAAACCGTATGATAGCAGTCGACGATCGCTCGGCCAATCTCCCAAGCATCGCTCGACTATCCCTCACCGACTGGCTGCTAGTGGACCTCGTGTTGGTGCATGAGGAAATAGACGTTATTGCTATG GATAAGTCTGATAACAAGGAATATCCAGCCCTAATAGAACTATTCAGCTTGGTACAACGATTCGACATTGAAAGGCGCGCCGGGGAGCCGCTAGCGGAGGCCTGGGCCGCCGCCACCGTCTACTACAATCGACA AGGCCGCCAATGCTCCCCGATGCTGCTCCAACGTCGCTGGTACCAGCTGAAGAAACTGACCCGCTGCCGCTTCTACAAGTTCTGGTTCTCATACAAGGGCAACACCCGTCTTCTGGAGGAAGCTAGAAAGTCTATGCCCTCGAGGCTGCAGATGGCTATCGCTAAgag ATACCCAGAAGTAATAACGAAAGAGTATCCAGATTGGGACGAATTAATAGAAAAACGCTTTGTCATAATGCCGGAGGAATTT GAAGCTAAAATGAGGATGCCCAACTTACCGAAGCCTTGCAACT CCAATGCTCCAGATCTAGTGGTTGTTGAACCCGTAATCGAGACCATAGACCTCCGCTTAGAATCAGACCCAGAAGATCAAAACGATGATGAAATGGAAGACACGTCTGATCCGGAAAGGAGCAATGATGCAACTGATATAACTCATCCAGCTACTGAAGAAGACATCCCAGTTGCACAAGAAAACCCAGTTACTGAAGAGGAAATACCAGTTGCCGAAGAAGGAACCCTAATAAATGACGAAGCTTCAGGTATACAAGTTAAAACAGAACCCATGGAAGAAGACGGCTTATCAAATGTACAACTTATTTCTGCTGCGCATGTCCCTGAAGTTGAAATACCAGACGATAGTCCAGATGAAACTGCTGAGGTTGTGTCTACTAATTCAGATGAAATTGTAGTAAAATCTGAGGTGAGCCAAATGGAAACAAGTCCAGATGATGAAGATGATGTTATACAAATACCAGGCGCAACTCCTGTAGTAGAACTATCTCCTGAAATTGTACAAAGAGAAACAGCGGACGTACCAAGTAACGTTCCATGCGACGTGGATATTATAAATGACAGTGATGACGCTGTTGATGACATAATAAAAGTTAAAGCAGACGAGTACTGCCGCAAAAAGGATGAAGTTCCTGTTGAAAAAAACAATGCAATAGATGATTTGATAAAAGACAAATTAGAGACGTACCTTAAGAGGCCCAAAGAGGCTATACCACTTGTTGATAAGAAACCTGATGTTGACTCTATTGACTTGAAAAATAAAGCAAACGTAGCCGCTATAGATTTAATGGCTGATTTAAACTTCGTTGATGACGGCATTGAATTTGTTGATGATGGCGTTGAATTTATAGAAGAAGATCACGCACAAACTATtg AATCCACAACCAACGTACCTTCTAGTAAATCAATTGAAGACAATGCAGTTGAACAAACTGAAGAAGAGGACGATGAAAGCCACAAatttgacttaaaactattaatGTATCCTGTTGTCTATACTACCAAGTTAGACCAaatgaaaacgttcaaaaacaaagaaattgatTCAGTAAAAGGTACAGAGGATATAGAAATGGCGGCCATTGAGAGTAAACCGGTGAGTAATAAATCacttgatattaaaataaaagaggaAAGCGTCATAAGTGCCGCAGAAGACATAGCAGAAAGTGATGATCTTTTCACCAATCGCGAAGTAACAGATGATGAAGACTCAGAAGAAGATGTAATAGTGTCACCGAGCAGCTATATGTTGAAGAAACCCAGAACTCGCACTTACGATCCTataaaactttgcaaaaatCCCGATTTCAACACGAAACTTAAAAGATTGACTATAGGTTTTCTGAGTTCTACAAGAAATCGACAGTATCTCAATGCCTGTATACCAATGACAATAGATTTAAGTAAAGCTTTTGAATCAAAATTAGTAAATGGTACATTGTATTTAAAATCCAGTGGTACGGCTGCAATTGTAGAAAAACCGGAAGTAATAGAAAAGCGAGCGTCTTCGATTGTCCCGACCGCGATGCCCGTACAAAGTCTCATTGATAATTCAAAAGTGGATATTCAAAATTTGATTCCACATCCATCCCCAATAGTTTCTGAAAGGACCAAAGTTATAAATTTACCAGATATTGACAAAGTTAGGAGAATAAACCAACAGTTGCTTACTGCTCAAGTGCCACCACTTAGAGTTTTTGCTGGCAACAGTAGAGCTATTCATCCACAAGAAGTTAATCCAACAGTTTCAACTGTCCCGAGCATCGAACCTGTACAACCAGTGACTGATTCCATTTTCATTCAAAATACCGtgcctaaaataaaaattgaggGTGAAAAAAGCGATAATGACAGTTTGCCTACAGAAACCTTACCACCAGCTAAAGAAAAGCTGATAAAGATGATCAATCAGGCGAAAATCTTAACTAAAGAAGCACTGGACAAAATTGATGACGCTACAAAGCCAAAAGATTTTCCAATGCCGATTGTAGTACAAGAAGTAAAAACCAACATACCTCAAGAAGTACCAACCAGAAAACACCATTATCAGCCTCGAGTGCCACTGCCGTGGGCACCAAAACATGCAGTACCGACTAAAAATAACTTTGACGATTTTGGCCTGCTAACTTCAGATACGTTAAACAAAATGTTGCATTTACTGACAAGTGGTAAAGAGGGTGATGGTTGCAAATGCTGTAATATACcgaagaaaaagaaaaagaaaaggaaATGTAAGGAAAGCGAAGCCCAACAAAAAGACTCGGACAACTCAGACTCGGTCCAGGAAGTCGGTAAAGTAGACGAAAGTAAAACATCTGATGTTGCAGTCGCAAAACAAGCCCCAAAACAAACGACCAAAGTGGTGCCCGTATCTAAAGtggtaaaaactaaattttgttGTTGGGCTAATCAAAAACTTAATAACCGTAGACGTAACTCCAAGCACTTGTGTCCTCCTAACCCCTGCCGATGTTGCTGTGCGGATAAACTGGTCAAAAAAATTCAGGCAGACGAGGAAGCAAGGAGATTAAAAATGATGGCGAAAACTGTAGTTGAACTATCAGATGATGAGGAAGACAGCCTGAAGAAAGCTTGCGAATCGATTGAGACTGTTGTGCAGCAATCAGCTCTACTGACAGATCAATCTAAGGGCAGAACTTCTGCAGTCCCGGCTGTGTCCGTGGTGGACAGAATACCTGTCCCAATTGTGAACGTGGTGAAGAGCTCACCTCATGTTCCAATTGTGACCGTG ATGGACAATGCACCTGATGTTCCAGATGTAACAGTAGTTTCACCTCCAAAGCCCTTGACACCATCTATTAATGTTGAAGTAGTCGCACCATCTATTTCTAAAGTGACTATAGATTTGGGTATTAATGCCAATGAAATTAATGAAACACCAACGTCGCCAACAAAACCTTACATGAAAATAAGAGCCGCCCCAATTGCATCTTTAATGCCATCAGATCGACCAGCAATCAGACCGATAATAAATCGACCGACCATACCGCAAATCAATCCAGTAACTGTCAACAGGGTACCTCTACAAAGAGTACAAATACATTCACAGCGAAAACCATCGCCGTGGGCCTCTTGCTCCTGTCAGAGGCCTGCCCTCAGTCAAGACACTCGGCGGAACATAGTGATAGACGCATCCACACAGTGTCCCATTCATCCGACGCCCATCGCTTCCAAACAAATTGTGAGTCCCCAGAAAAAAGACTCATCACTTCAGATTCCAGAAACACCCAAAGAGAAGATTTTATATCTACACAGTAAAAGTTTAGCCAAAAGCCCATCGGAAAGCCCAATATTTTTGGGCAAGAACAAAATTTTATTGACCACTGTTAAATTTCCGCGAAAGAACGACGATGTTGCTCCACCGACTGAAATTTTCCAAGCTCCAAAAGTTATCCCAACTTTGCCCCTGCCTGCTGGTGTGCAGTTAGTACTGATGCCTTCAGGTAATGTGACGTACACTGTGGATCCGGGCGTTGAGTTAGATGAAGCGCAATTGGCAGCTTTACCCACGATTTTAGCAGCAGTGCAAGAACAGCTTAATGCTTCAGGCGTTACTCCTTCGTCGGCTGTTCCTGAGCCACAAGTCAGCGCAGCCAGAGACGTTGAACCAGTTACAGCTGTTACCCAGCCCGAAACTACTGGTTCTGAAAATATAAACTTGTCACAAAGCGATGAAACTGCGGAGACACCTCAAGCCGATAGTAATATTAATGACCTTACTGACACTCCTGTAACATTAGAAACGAACGAAGTATTCCAAGACACAGAACTGCCGCCGAAATATACTAATAACgtagatatggaagtcgatacaCAGAGTACAAAAGCAGATACAGCAACAGAACAGGATACATCTACTACTACTAGTACCAGCGATTTAGAAAAAGAATCTGTTCCCATGACTAAAGATACGGTAAGTGAAGCTACAGTTGATGCTGAAGCACCAAACGATATTACTGAACCACTTGCGTCTGCTCAAACAGCGCCGGTTATTGAAGAGTCacaaagtgaaaaacaaactctAGAAATCCAAAGTGTAGCAGAAGATAAAGAAGCACCTGAAGTAACTCAAGAGATTCAAAGTGTAAGAGAAGGAAAAGAAGATGGCATTAGCAATAGAAAAAGTTTGCTATCTGACTTGATGGAGATGTCGGGAATATCTGCGGAAGATACGACGGCGCCCGAACCTCCAGTCATAGACCTAGTACAACACGAAGCTATTGTAAATGATGAATCGAAAAATCTGCCAGAACTCAGCCCAGTGACATCTTTTGCTGAGCTTAAGTATGCATGCGAGCAGAATGGCAAATTCTTTAAACTAGACTTTGACACGGGAGTTATAGTCCCTATTAATGTTTGCATCAAAAAGAATCCTAAAACGAAGACAACTCCTACTAAAACAAAGGAATTCATTGATTTGACTGAAGATGTTGACAACACTGAGACCCCAGATACTCTAAATATATCTACTGAAGGCCTACCAACTAGGTCTTCATCATTGAAAGAGCCAGTCGAATATTTATATAATGGTAAAACTGTGAACGTGTCGAGTAGTATAGTTAAACCAGTCAAATTATTTAAAGCTCTTCACCCTACGCCGAAGCCCAAGCCGAGGGTTCTAAAAGCTGGTCCACTAACAATCTCATCATATAACTCTGCAAGCTTATTAAAGCGAACACATGAAGAAAAGAGAAAGCAGAAATTCTCAATAGTCAGAGCGAAGGTCGAAGCTAAAATTGATTTGGTCGATTCTGATGAGCCAATGGAGGAAGAATACCTTGTAGACAGTTCTGACAATGACAAATCGGATGACGATACAGGACCCGAGCCAATGCTAGTTGAAGCCTTGAACACTTCACTATTAGACGAATCATCAGACGATGAACCTCTAGCTAAGAAATCTAAACGTTTAAAGGAAGCAGATGAGAAAGAAGTAAGAGAAACGAATATATTTGATGAAATTCCTGATGCGGCAAGTCCTGATGAACTGGCAAATGATTTGAACGATTTAGTAGAGCATATAGAGACTGCAGCAGTTACTGGTGGAACTGATCAGGTACAAAAAATTAGTGTGATAGAGGGCGTGGTTCCTACAAGCAGTAAAAATGATACATCTGATGGTAAGAGAGATAAGCCTCAGGCAAAAGTAAGAGAGACGCTTGAACCTAATGTCATTGTCCGGTCTGAAGGCCCAATAGAAATAAATGTTCACAATCCGGTAGACAACCAGTCAGACGATGAAGAATTAGATAAAGCGCCTCCTGAACTCAGATTCTTATCTGATCACAGCGAGAACGGAGACGGGGATGAAGACTGCATACTAGGATTCTAA
- the LOC134658103 gene encoding probable phenylalanine--tRNA ligase, mitochondrial produces the protein MTKLFLKPNRIFSAVLHRLKYSTAPKTESTIRINGADFITDDYTNVTPKILSYLDRNLHLQKDNPLSILRQRIVNYFYSSFTYRGNPTFSVYDNLSPIVTTKQNYDDLLIPLDHPSRVKSDCYYINRSTLLRAHMTAHQSELLRSGLDNFLMIGPVFRRDEIDSTHFPIFHQVDAVRSQRREHLFPENEDLHIFEPSFDTTKPHAFTNSISDPTKQSCHTLEATKLMEHQLKEHLLGLIKALFGDNIKYRWVEAYFPFTHPSYELEIFYNNYWLEVLGCGIIRNEILVNAGPNHTIAYAFGLGLERLAMALYKIPDIRLMWSTDSGFLTQFQNKELNAEIAYKPVSMYPQCTNDISFWLPEGLTIDIFMSNDFYDLVRDIGGDIIEQVKLKDKFVHPKSKKHSLCYSIVYRHLERTLTQAEVNRVHKEIEKAAIATFNVAIR, from the exons atgacgaaattgtttCTTAAACCCAACCGCATCTTCTCTGCGGTTTTACACCGATTAAAATACAGCACGGCACCGAAAACAGAATCTACAATAAGAATAAACGGCGCAGACTTCATAACCGACGATTACACCAACGTAACCCCTAAAATACTATCATATTTGGACCGGAACTTGCATCTTCAGAAAGATAACCCTCTCTCGATATTGCGGCAAAGAATTGTGAACTATTTCTATTCCTCGTTCACGTATCGAGGTAATCCGACGTTCAGCGTGTACGATAACTTGTCGCCGATCGTCACGACGAAGCAGAACTATGATGATCTGTTAATTCCTCTGGACCATCCAAGTCGGGTTAAGTCGGACTGTTATTACATTAATAGGAGCACGCTACTGCGAGCTCACATGACTGCCCATCAGAGCGAGCTGCTGAGGTCTGGGCTGGACAACTTCCTCATGATAGGACCTGTGTTTAGAAGGGATGAAATTGATTCAACACATTTTCCCATATTTCATCAG GTTGATGCAGTGAGATCACAAAGAAGAGAACATTTATTCCCGGAAAACGAAGATTTACACATATTTGAACCGTCATTCGACACAACGAAGCCTCACGCTTTCACCAACTCCATCTCCGATCCAACGAAACAAAGTTGCCACACACTAGAAGCAACTAAACTCATGGAACATCAATTAAAAGAGCATCTCCTCGGCCTTATAAAGGCATTATTCGGAGACAATATCAAATACCGATGGGTGGAAGCTTACTTCCCATTTACCCATCCGTCTTACGAACTAGAAATATTCTACAACAACTATTGGCTAGAAGTTTTAGGCTGCGGTATCATCAGAAATGAAATATTAGTGAATGCAGGACCAAATCACACTATTGCCTATGCTTTTGGCTTGGGTTTAGAAAGGCTAGCCATGGCATTGTATAAAATCCCTGATATAAGATTAATGTGGAGTACGGACTCGGGGTTTTTGACACAATTTCAGAATAAGGAGCTGAATGCGGAGATAGCATATAAGCCTGTGTCTATGTACCCCCAGTGTACGAATGATATATCATTCTGGCTGCCAGAGGGGCTCACTATTGATATATTTATGAGCAATGATTTCTATGATCTAGTCAGAGATATTGGTGGTGATATTATTGAacag GTAAAATTGAAAGACAAATTCGTCCATCCAAAGTCAAAGAAGCATAGTCTATGCTACAGCATCGTGTACAGACATCTAGAAAGGACACTCACACAAGCAGAGGTTAACCGTGTGCATAAGGAGATTGAGAAAGCGGCCATCGCGACGTTCAATGTTGCTATTAgataa